In the genome of Hymenobacter cellulosivorans, one region contains:
- a CDS encoding TonB-dependent receptor — protein sequence MKQLVFMCLLWLASMAAWAQNQELTGQVLDENGRPIIGATVVEKGTNNGTATGNDGRFSLRARTAQPRLAISSIGYTTQEVTPGQGATSVRLAVATTSLNAVQVVGSRSQNRSVTDTPSPVDIIDVREVTAKTGQLDVNQLLQFVAPSFNSNRQTGADGADHVDPASLRGLGPDQTLVLVNGKRWHQSALVNLFGSRGRGNTGTDLNTIPAASIERIEILRDGASAQYGSDAIAGVINIVLKTSTKELTANLNYGAYDARYRFDDQKFDGGNFNANLNYGVPIGEGGFVNATVDYNQRQHTQRANVPNTEGIQRRQYGDPKASNTSAYLNSKLPLSERVYAYVFGGLNLRKGEAYAYTRFPFSDSTYIQGDDTITVSVPNPRSNIQIYPNGFDPIITSTLTDGHGVAGLRGTFGGWDVDLSNGFGSNRFEYGVENTLNATLGAKSPTSFDAGGFQLQQNVVNLSLSRNYKGVLQGLNLALGSEYRREWYQIFAGEVGAYENYNRNLVLQPGEPEPNRPAGSQGFPGFQPRNEVKASRSNIGVYADAELDVTKALLLAGAVRFENYSDFGSTVTGKLATRVKVSETFSLRATASTGFRAPSLAQINFNTVFTNVVKGQAIDILLDRNDGPVSRALGIPALKQERSQSASVGFTGRAGSLLSFTVDGYFIRIKDRIVLTGTFDAEEDTVVLRPILQPRGVGQAQFFANAVSTDTWGIDVVLANTTGVGAGRLTTTLAANLNRLLVVGAAKTTPLLQGKEDIFFGTREQAFVKASAPPYKVNLTFDYNIGRFGALLRFVQFGGVRLYDYDDQINDYYARLTTDLALSYALTNKLRLSVGSSNLFDVYPKFFNPQLTENGGAWDAVQMGSNGRFLFAKLQARF from the coding sequence ATGAAACAACTTGTCTTTATGTGCCTGCTCTGGCTGGCGAGTATGGCCGCCTGGGCCCAAAATCAGGAGCTAACCGGCCAAGTTCTGGACGAAAACGGCCGCCCGATTATTGGGGCTACTGTGGTGGAAAAGGGAACCAACAACGGCACCGCCACCGGCAACGATGGCCGGTTTTCGCTACGCGCCCGCACGGCCCAGCCCCGGCTGGCCATTTCCTCTATCGGCTACACGACGCAGGAAGTAACGCCGGGCCAAGGAGCCACGAGTGTGCGCCTGGCCGTGGCTACCACCAGCCTCAACGCCGTGCAGGTGGTCGGCTCGCGCAGCCAGAACCGCTCGGTAACGGATACTCCTTCGCCGGTCGACATCATCGACGTGCGGGAGGTGACGGCCAAAACCGGCCAGCTCGACGTGAACCAGCTGTTGCAGTTTGTGGCGCCTTCGTTTAACTCTAACCGTCAGACCGGGGCCGACGGGGCCGACCACGTAGACCCCGCCTCCCTGCGCGGCCTGGGTCCCGACCAAACCCTGGTGCTGGTAAATGGCAAGCGTTGGCACCAGTCGGCGCTGGTAAACCTGTTTGGCTCGCGCGGCCGCGGCAATACCGGCACCGACCTGAACACGATTCCAGCCGCCTCCATTGAGCGAATTGAGATTCTGCGCGACGGGGCCTCGGCCCAGTACGGCTCCGATGCCATTGCCGGCGTCATTAACATCGTACTCAAAACCAGCACCAAGGAGCTGACGGCCAACCTGAACTACGGCGCGTACGATGCCCGCTACCGCTTCGACGACCAGAAATTCGACGGCGGGAACTTCAATGCCAACCTCAACTACGGCGTGCCCATTGGGGAAGGCGGCTTCGTGAATGCCACTGTCGACTACAACCAGCGCCAGCACACCCAGCGGGCCAACGTGCCCAACACCGAAGGCATCCAGCGCCGGCAATACGGCGACCCCAAAGCCAGCAACACCTCGGCTTACCTGAACAGCAAGCTGCCGCTCAGTGAGCGTGTGTACGCCTACGTGTTTGGGGGCCTGAACTTGCGCAAGGGCGAGGCCTACGCCTATACCCGGTTTCCCTTTTCGGATAGCACCTACATTCAGGGCGACGATACTATCACGGTGAGCGTGCCCAACCCGCGCAGCAACATCCAGATTTACCCCAACGGCTTTGACCCCATCATTACCAGTACCCTCACCGATGGGCACGGCGTGGCCGGGCTACGCGGTACCTTCGGCGGCTGGGATGTGGACCTGAGCAACGGCTTCGGCTCCAACCGCTTTGAATACGGCGTAGAGAATACGCTCAACGCAACGCTGGGGGCCAAGTCGCCGACGAGCTTCGATGCCGGCGGGTTTCAACTACAGCAAAACGTGGTGAACCTGAGCCTGAGCCGCAATTATAAGGGTGTGTTGCAGGGCCTGAACCTGGCACTGGGCAGCGAGTACCGCCGCGAGTGGTACCAGATTTTTGCTGGGGAAGTGGGCGCCTATGAAAACTACAACCGAAACCTCGTTTTGCAGCCCGGGGAGCCGGAGCCAAACCGGCCGGCTGGCTCGCAGGGCTTTCCCGGCTTCCAGCCCCGCAACGAGGTGAAGGCCAGCCGCAGCAACATCGGCGTGTATGCCGATGCCGAACTGGACGTTACCAAGGCGCTGTTGCTGGCCGGCGCCGTGCGCTTTGAGAACTACTCCGATTTCGGCAGCACCGTTACCGGCAAGCTGGCCACGCGCGTGAAAGTGAGCGAAACCTTCTCGCTGCGGGCTACGGCCAGCACGGGCTTCCGGGCCCCATCGCTGGCGCAGATAAACTTCAACACGGTGTTTACCAACGTGGTGAAAGGCCAGGCTATCGACATTCTGCTCGACCGCAACGACGGCCCGGTATCGCGGGCGCTGGGTATCCCGGCCCTGAAGCAGGAACGCTCGCAGTCGGCCAGTGTGGGCTTTACCGGCCGGGCTGGCTCGCTGCTGAGCTTCACCGTGGACGGCTACTTTATCCGCATCAAAGACCGTATCGTGCTTACCGGCACCTTCGACGCGGAGGAAGATACCGTGGTACTGCGCCCGATTTTGCAGCCCCGCGGCGTAGGGCAGGCCCAGTTTTTCGCCAATGCCGTGTCGACCGACACCTGGGGCATCGACGTGGTGCTGGCCAATACGACGGGCGTAGGCGCCGGCCGCCTCACCACCACGCTGGCCGCCAACCTGAACCGACTGCTCGTAGTGGGAGCCGCCAAAACCACTCCGCTGCTGCAAGGCAAGGAGGATATATTCTTCGGTACGCGCGAGCAGGCATTTGTGAAGGCTTCGGCCCCTCCGTATAAAGTTAACCTGACCTTCGACTACAACATCGGCCGCTTCGGAGCCTTGCTACGCTTTGTGCAGTTTGGCGGCGTGCGGCTCTATGACTACGACGACCAGATCAACGACTACTACGCCCGCCTGACCACCGATCTGGCGCTGTCGTATGCGCTGACCAACAAGCTGCGCCTGTCGGTGGGCAGCTCCAATCTGTTTGACGTGTACCCCAAGTTCTTCAATCCGCAGCTCACGGAAAACGGTGGCGCCTGGGACGCAGTGCAGATGGGTTCGAACGGCCGGTTTTTGTTTGCTAAATTGCAGGCCCGTTTCTGA